In Apis mellifera strain DH4 linkage group LG1, Amel_HAv3.1, whole genome shotgun sequence, the sequence TTTCGATATAATAGTTTCGATTCTTCGAACGGAATAAAGAGattgaaatcataaataaaaagaggaaaacgtttcaaaaatgaaaaatttcgtaaaaatgaaataaatcacagattgtattaattatgtatacgAGTGAAACtgattaatatgtataaatcgaatatttttcacgtatTCTTgacgtaaattttatattaatcttatctTTCTATACGTCGAATAAAACGAGTCACGAGATATGGACATTACcgataatcaattttctaatctttctTGAAGAGagataatatctataaaaaaatatttgtataaataatcgagaaatatattgCGTGTTGGAATTgcatggaaataattttaatcgtatgaAGAAAGTGATTTTGAAGAATGTGGCAATTCGATCGTTCCACCAAGatcgaaaaaaacaaaaaaaaaaaaaaaagaaagaaacaagttCGCTTTCCACCGTGTGTAATCCTGTTATGAACAGGTCACGCATAAATTACTCttttaatacaattgtatTACAGTTAGACCGTGAAAAAATGGATTATCAAAGCTGttaagaaagttttaaatcaatttacatATGCATCTGATCAATTAATAGTGAAAATTGTCCGTGAAATAGaaagtaaaagataaaaaaaaaaaaacaaaatgttcACTTTTACACGTGAtgcataataattgaattatgagATAATTAGAATGTTAATCGAGTGCTAAatgttaaaaagtaataataataatagtataagatatttatgagttgtaagaaataattaatgaattttttaattttacgcaTAAtcacgtataaatttttttagaatcattctgtttaattaatttctaggATAGATTGATTTTCTCAAAGTTTaacctttttataaattttacacggTTCTAGAGAGATTTCAACTAAACGGATCCactgtttaaaataatcagaGCACGTTAATTTATCATGTTCAATATTTCAAGAGCTTCACGTTCCAAATAAATCTACAATCAGCAAAAATGTTATTCCAGTTAACAGTTTATATTGagcaaattgtaatttaatatctgattaatatttgtatatttaaagtaCACAACAGTTTCTctggataattaataaataataatatcaaatcaattatttttggtaaaattttattttaacaaaaatatttatactctaTCTATTCctagatattataattgtgtTATGTTCACAATAAATGgcgccaattttttttttttatttattttaatacatttttatttatttcactatTCAGACGTTAATATTATACTAAAGAATCTTAAGAAATAACTCGCAATAAATGTGTTATTAACCCAAGAATCATAACAAAGTCAACAAGCGATACAGCAAAGTAACAAACaagaataaatctaaataaagatTCCAAAAGATTATACTAATTACAAAGACTAAGActgtttgtttaaaaaatatttttaacgcaTCATTCTGAATGGAGTTGCAACGACTTCAAACTATTTTGTGATCCATTTCTCGACATGGATTCTACGCTGCTTccctgaattatttatattcgactCGATTCCACATTGTTCGTCGAATCCAGATCTCGtgcttttattttccatttcttttttccaaacaaCACCCTTGCTCCTTTATCGCCACTGTGTTTCCTCGTGAATAATTCATCGCGCTATCATTAGACCTCCGGGACGCCTCTAAAAAACGCATCATCGCTGCGATCGCCTCTTTCTCGAGAACCTCCACGTTGACTCTGTTTATTCGCCGACACTATTGCCTCTTTCGATCGTGGATTTACGCCTCGAAGCACTCTCCAATGGCTATCGACGGGTTTAGGCACTTTCGAGACGACGGGATCCATTTCTGTCGATTTGAATTCCCCGCCATCGCTGTTCTTCTTAATGGCGGGCTCCACGCTTCCGTCTAGGTTAAGGTATCTCATGTTCTTACTCGCAAATTTGATGCTGTATTTCGGTGTCGTTGATTCGTTGGAAACGTTGTACGATTGAACTTGTCGATTGATCGAACTTGCTTGAATTCGAGGATTCGAGAATATTTGATCGCTTGGAAATGATTCGAACGAAGGGATTGGAGTGTTGTAAGATATTTGCTCGAAGAACGAAGCATTTACGGGATGCTGAATTTGTTGGAAATCGACTGTCAACAGCTTGGAATCGTCTTCGCCGCTGGAATCATTCGTCAATTCTTGATAACTGTCCGATCGAAGATTATCTTttgttctatttatttcaCCGGCCTGTTTCAAACGAGAAATATGAttgatattgttgttgttttttGTTATCGAAGGATTCCTCTTATGATGTTTGATTTTTTGGATACCGTTCACGTTACCATGTTTGAAACTCAGCTTGTACGTCCTCAAATTGTGCTTTCCAGCGGAATTAACCTTACTTTTCGGGCCAAAATTATTCGTCAATTTGACTTGTTCTACATTACTGGATGATGGTAAACTGTCCGACGAGGCTAAATGAATCGCGTCGTTGTGCTGGCCGTACGATTTCAACACTTCACTGTTAGGCAGAGAAAGAGTGGGGTCGtgatcgatcgaggaaatttCGGGATGTTCTATCAACTCGCTGGACGGAAGAACGTTTTTCTCGAACGTCGACTGGATCTCTGTGATCGGCGAATGCGATATCAATCGTATCACCAGATGCTTCGAATTAAGCGGTTCTAAAAGTCGCACGTACACTTTGTCGCCCACGCCCGGGAAATGGAACGGCCCGACGAAAGGGCCCAACGCTTTCGAcggattgattattttatgaatcacGTCAACGATCGAGTCGAAAATATTCTTGCTCTTGCTCACTCGGTAAATAGgctcgattcgaatcgatccaTCCTCGAAAGCTGCTGCAGGTCCTTGTATGGTCTCGAATTGTTGATTTTCCGCGTAATTCTCCTTAATATCGTACGATTTCGTTTTCGTGGCCGAATGTTGAAGCTGCCTTCGACGTCGATTCACTTTGTATCGATTCAACGGATATAATCGCGGTTGAATAGAACGTGTCGAATGAATCCTTAAGATTTTCTTGCTTGCGTCTCTTGTTTGCAAGGCGATTTTGTGCACGTTTGGTGTATTCGAGTATATTTCGTGcttgaacaatttttctgaCTGTATCTCCGGTTGAAGAGTGGTAAAGGTTATCTCGCTGACgttgaaatttgtattatttacgGACTCGAATTGTAACAAGTGGTCCTTCGATTTTTGTCTcctatgttttaaataaaattttatattactttttttttttttattaatcgttaaaaatttttaaaagaaacgtACCTTTCGGAATGCACAGTTTCTACACCGAGGAATGTTGATACAAATGCGGCACAAATCTGCAACCATGAAAATCCATTAACCTCGCATTACCAAcgttataaatacaaattcttcaaattgcTTAATCTTTTccgtttttttctaattaaagaaaagagataaataaaataagaaacgagACTATAAACGATCACGAGTTTACACATCGAACTAACATTCTTATGTCACAAAATGTCAAAAAATCATCTTCGATTTGCAATCTTCTTCCCTCCAAACGTGTTCGTCATCGATCGTATCTACGCATTTTTATTCGacttctttcgaaaatattcgtacAAACGTGAATCACAATGAATCTCTTCGTTTCGTCGTTCCACCACGTCGTGTAACAATTCGCACTCACCGTGATCACACACGCGATCCTCATCTCGCTGATCGTACCACGTCCAACTAGATCCTACTATGGAGACATCTATCCATTGGCAACGTCTTTTAAAGCTTCCCTCTTTCCAAAGTGGCAACTTGTACGGCAACTGTTTAAACTGGACTTGACAACATTGTTTCGCGTAAGTACTGTTGGAATCGACGGTTTTCTCTTgaataaaacgagaaaaaagaagaagaagaaaatatagagaTACTGAGTGATCTTAGAGGCTGTTTCGCGTCGAATCACCGGGAATTGGTGCGCATCACGCTATCACTTCCTCTCGAGTCATAATGCATACACGATCAAAATGAGGATATTTAAGAATCAGGAAGCGTTagacgaaatttaattattgatcattTGTAAATTAGGTAACTAGATTTAttgaattagattaaatagatGTATgcatgtaaaaagaaaagaaagatataaacacatattaaagattaagataaaaagttaagaaaaattttttcaaatttctagaaaataattcttttagcaaaatgaaattgttctaacttttgattgaaaaaaaaaaaaagaaacgttttacaaatttaattgtttttgaacTTTTAACAAAAAGTGTAAAAATGCTTCTAAACTTTACTtactatttctttaaaaaaatttgtttctcctATAAACTCGTATTACCATtgcattatgaaaataaattattgaaaatcgaaaGTTCTTTGTTCAACAGTTTCCTAAATGAAACaagcttttataaaaaaaaaaaaaatggaataaaaagttgactaaaattattttattcaagaaaatattttgcgaACGAACGTTTAAATATAACGTTTTTAAAAGGCTATGGCCAATAACGcactattcaaaaatatatctttccctttcatttatatatatatatacgcatcgAGGATCATAAATATCGCCTCTTGATTTCCACCACCGGCAATCTCAACGAAAGTGAATTTTCCTACTCGAAGCTACTTTAATTAGAGGAACGAACGCGAAATGGCCATCGAGATTTTCTATTTAAGTATACATAATCATCGtccatttatttcttatccgaaaaaaaacgatgaaaCTCCAAACTGCCAAACAGAGTTACTCGCTTATTCCAAGATATACTTGTCCACATTGTCAATTAATTGATGTGGAACGAAAGTAATGTACTCGTCTCGGCCAAGATATCGCGTCATGATAACCATAATCGGTGATAAGTCGAACGAGTGGAAGCTATTAAAAAGATTCAGTAAAAACACGTCaatgtgtaaataataattgaaagtgATAGGTAAAAAGTTGTAACTGTGGAATCAGTATGCGGGAAAATCTTGTTCTAATAAGAAAGTAATCAATCTGGGATAAATGTTCACTATAACgtctctataaaaataaaggttAGAAAATTACAGAGTATAATATATAGGATATCCTTTTTATTGCGAAATGAATTGTGCATTTCACATGTCTCTAAATCACTCTGGAACATGCGATGTGATACATAATTATGTGcattttgtacaaaatttgatttataattaatttgttttttaattattgaaagttcaggtgtaatacatataaaaaataccgtttcataatatttctatatatatatacatattcatatagTGCTCGAATGAAAAGTtccttgttaaattttttctaattagtacaattttaattgctaTTTGCCatagagaataattatatttttcaaaattttcctattattcctatatatttggagaaaatctaatcgagaaattcgttttaacttaataaataataacatttataacaaTGCATAATACAATTGTTTAAGTGGTGTGAAACTTTATTGTAAGATAAACTTCAAATTCGTAAATCCAATAAATCCacttaattgtaattaaaacgaCGCTTTCCATCGAAACGAAAACCATAGGCGGCGCTGTTCGGTGCGCCAACTAGAGCAGGGTTTTTGTACTGATGAAAGGAGCCGTGTAGATGCGGAGGCCTTACTGCGTTCTGTTCCTGATCCTGTGATCCTTTTAGATAGAATGCCTCAAATTGACCTTCTGGTAGCAGAATATCCTTAAGCGATTTGTCATTCGGATCATAGGCGATTCCATTTGTGaccaaagaaattaaaagggAAATACACtggaattgtaaaaataattctaggtTATGGTACATGATACAATTGATTGATATAACctcgataataatttccaaaattaggaaaaaagaGTCTTAATATTACGAAAATCAGGTTACAACTTAACAAGAACAGGTTGTCATTGATATGATGATTCGATGATGACTCTAATAACTTTCAAATGACCTTTTAAtgtcttataattatttttcaaattacgtgatgtaattttaattttgatttttcagtTCTTGACTTTGaagatcgaatttattatGGCCTTGTTATATCATGTTAATAGcatttttcaatcttatattttcaaaattgaaaatgattctgataaaagaaaacgtaagtatttaaattttaattataaatacataccaTAAAGATGAAAGAATTTACTGCCATACTTCGATCCGTATTCAAAATTGATCGAAGCTCTGTAATTatgaaaagtattataaatgtgcgtaaaataaaagatacatataaaatgaattatatcgtGAAATACGAATATCATAAATCACGTAATTAAagcaatgatatttaaaataattcgatcgtgGTTGAGATATAAACTAGCCAAATAGATCGTATTTTGGAGAAGAGAAAATGCAaggatttgcaattttaattactagttagccaatttcaatttgaatttacttatttatttatatcaaaataaacgagagttatttattcaaaatattattttctatagaaaTTAAACATGATTAATCaatccaatatataattttgatatagattataaatgcaatttgtggtattatatgtatattttattaatgataaataataattggaaaaatttctaatagattttttcattaagctaaataatattctgatttcaagacgatatatattttctatttatctttccCTTGATCAcgatgaataaaaagaataatcagtCATGAGTCACGAATTTATTTGCCATTAATTTCGCGAGCATGCAACAGGTtgatgtttcttcttcttcattcgttttttttcaatttacatacaattaaaaatataattttaatcgaattaaaaaaaaattcatttaataagaatattaaaaatttttattgaatgaatttttctttttaatatttatatttaatatttaatttaatttaaaatatttatatttaatatttaatattaatattaatttaatttaatatttactagaatgaaaaaattattaaaaagataaagataattattaatttatcgagacaaaaaatgaaactgtacacacatatatatatatatataaaatagataacttaattaaattcaataaacttCGCatcattaattgaattaaactaaacataattaattagtaattttactttcatttttatttaacgattaAAGCTAAAGTTATGGAAAAGATGAAACGATTCCGTCAATTCTACATTGAATTTATATCgcctaaatattaattatattataaaaaattctttatcataAAAAGATTGCTAAACTACAAATTTTCATGATCAAAACTTACCGAACGTAGTCGTAGCAAAAGTGAAAGCCACTCCAGCAATCGCACACAACAGTATAGAAAGACGTTTTCTTTACCTGCACACATTTAACGACCTTGCAACTACCTAGCGCCCCCACCCTGAAGACCAAGAGCacatttaagatttataaaaacggAAACtaacaaaattagaaaatatgcaATCTTGAATTTCACCAGCATTGAacatattttgcataaatcaaatgtttaaaatagaaaagatcaaataaatatataaaagtatgaaagaaaagtttttttttcactgtTCGTAAAGGCGAACAAAGACAATACtagtaaatgtaaaaaagtgTATTTGTACAAAGTGTACAAAAAATCAGGTATCGTCGTAGGAATACaatattgaagaataaaaaaatgtaattaattacgatatgcttaaatttaaaaaaaaatatatcctatAAACAGTTATTATTGTTACAGATTACCAAATTTGATCGAAACATTGTaagttgataattaatatattaaatttaaaaaaaaaacaaactaaATTGTTCCTAAATGTATTACGCTATTATCACAATgtgcaatatatatgtatattctctAATACAGTGCAAAAAATCAGTTTCATTAATtctctgaattttttaaaattcgcgaATAAACTAATGTTATGTACGTATATTCATTCACATATAATACAATcgcataatttcattatatattaatttctatgatgttaattgtatattaatacaataaacaaatttcagtTTACGAGTAGTGTTGATATTACATAAATCAGCTTAGCGTTGTCATTATCGCAGtacaataatttcgatattttagcACAAGAAGCTTTACAAGAAACATACTATATTGTAtgcttataaatttacatattttaactataatatatatgtactacATATAATGTAGTACGTTATaagtatctttaaaaaatggtCGCAATAAAATAAGAACGTTAGGTAACAATATAAGATTACAAACATTCTATTCACTTGTACATGATAcgtcataattattttatatttaaaaatattaaatatccctGGGAATCAACCATAAACCGTAATACATGTTATAcggaatataaataagaatcttGCTTTGTTTTTCCTTTTGGAGGAGAAGTAAATGGCGAAAACCAAGCAATGGAAAATCTTCCAAATACAGCTTGAATAGATTTCCATCTACTATTACGAACCCATCtggcttcttcttttttaagctGTTCAATACCCTACAAaatgaataacaaataaataatctatttgaaaatatacaaatttttttaaataatgtatgcATACAGTTTCATCATTCCAAATTGCTTGTAATTGTGTTCCTAACATTACAACTGTAAAAATGGCAAATAGGAGGGCTTCAAAAgccaaaaaaagtaataataccACTGTTGCAGGTGGACTAAATGTAGAACATTCTTTCCATTCCTGTCTTACACATGTAGCAAATTGTTGTATACATAAGAATAAAGAATGCAATGACATTCCTGCTATATagaactaaaataaatattatacaaatattaaaattatataataatattttgaatttgcacatatttatattataataaaactcacagtaaaaagtacaaaatatttttgattattttctccAACACAATTATTAACCCATGGACAATGATGGTCCATTTTTCTAATACATctgcaaataaaatatgcaaatatttattattattcatttttttatatattatatacatcatataaaaattaagatgtttaaaattatatataaattttttttacctttgGCAAACAGAACAATGATGTGCCCTATCAGGTTTAATAGAACAACATTTAGGACATTTAAAAATGACTTGTCCGTCTCTAAATCCCATTTGTTCTATCATTTCCTTTGTAGCATTTCCTTTTAGAACAGCAccctataaatattttttttattaaattattaatatatattaaatacattaattatacatatttcaaaatataatttttgcttaCAGGATCTGTAAACATTGTCTTTAAATGAGATGCAAATGCTAAAAAAGCTAATGACTGAAATATTGCAGTATTTAAACTAGAGTATAAGGTATTTATTGTGGGAATAAGAATAACTGCCATTACTACAAACTctgcataaattattaacaaccaTGTTAAAATTGCACATATAATTCCACATATatcctataataaaaaaaaaaaacaaaaaatatttaaattatatagtaataaaaaatgtttaaattagataacaaaataattatacatacttTTATACACCATAATCTTCCACCATAGCATTTGTTATGAACATCTTTTTCTCTATGAAATGACATGTAATCATAATCCATGATTtactagatttttaattattaatcatatgaagaaatttcaatattgtttattaacataattatggTTTTtgcttgaaataaaaattaatgtaaatattaataaaatttcattatatatgttattcataatatattataaaacaattattataagaatataaggaAACAAATTTATAGTATGAAATAACACAGAATCTAACCTCATACACAACTATTCACATTATTTCTTCATAGCTccataataattgaataatccacatcaacttttattttaatttttcccattatgatatatttaatatacttatgaTAAATAGTGAATgtggaaattgatttttttgtcCTCACCTCTTACTCAATTAGCCTAAGCAAGGGTACATTGACtaattatgttatgttattagtaaaaaatttcttttaaatatccagTGACCATTTCTTTATATCGATTCAAATTTAGGGTAAAGTAAATGACTTGAAAATGGAATTCAAACATGTTATCACGTGTAGATTAATGTGGTTTGGTGTTTGAACGTCACCGATTCGCCATTGAACAGCATTACGAACGCACCTGACATTCAAATGAACAGATGTTTTTAAGGGAGATATTTGTAACATAAATGTATCGTGTTATCCAATTAACGTCGAGAAATGTTAAAAGACAATAAAGatggatataaataatactagaTACTACCGGTTTTAATGTTACTGTATCTTATATGCAACTGGAAGTTTGACAGTACATGATAAGGGTGGGGGCCACAGTGCGCAGCCATATTGGCTACTTGTGACTTTTGGGAGGAAGCGagcaaaaaataatacaacttTTCTCATTTCTACGTGAAAAAATGTTGCCTTCAAggatttttcattgatttcacACGTTGGTCTTGATAGCgcatatactattataatagaacatataatcatttttacaaGCTCAAccttttttacgaaaaatggTATGTtactttttgattaataaattcttcgtcTTGGAAACACTTTAATCAttcattatgaaatttgaCAATTTCTCTAacgttattcttttatttttctcgtagAGTTTCTTTGGGTTTGGTCAATCGGCTGATATAGAAATTACTTTGGATGATGCAGAAACCAGAAAGACTGCAGACATTAAATCTGAAGATGGTAAAAAAGAGCGCCACTTGTTATACTATGACGGTGAAACTGTTTCTGGAAaggtaaaaacatttttttaaatgaataaacattaataatataaaagaaatattaatacagaATGTTACTCATAACCTATGATGAGTATTCGAAAACTATAACTAAGTAGGCGTAAAGAACAAACTAcaaatacttaattttatcttattatgcattaataattcttattaatattataatcttctaatttatttatatttatataagtatttttaaatatatatatttaatatttaaatatatatatttaatttaatattgtaaaataatttaatatctttaagtaaatatatttatcttacataatttgataaattcaaatcataaaacagaatatatataataatgttattcttttattgaaacattatttctaatatataattttatatattaaatataattaatattgcagaTTAATATTAGTCTTAGGAAAGCTGGTAAATTAGAGCATCAAGGTGTAAAAGTAGAATTTATTGgacaaattgaattatattatgatagagGAAATCATCATGAATTCACAAGCCTAGTTAAAGAATTAGCTAGGCCAGGAGAATTAACTCATAATACAGTGTATACTTTTGAATTTGCAAATGTAGAAAAGTCATTTGAAAGTTATACAGGATCTAATGTACGATTGAGATATTTTCTCAAAGTTACAATTGTTCGAAGACTTAGTGATATTGTTAAAGAACTTGAATTAGTTGTGCATACTCTTAGTTCCTATCCAGATATGAATAATCCTATTAAAATGGAAGTTGGAATTGAAGACTGTTTGCATATTGAATTTGAGTATAACAAAAGCAAGTAAGTTactgtaatgaaaaatttaattgatttaatgtatgtttatagatttaatatttatatttattaaaaatattggatttagaaaaataaaatttttatttttatattttcagatatCACTTAAAAGATGTtattgttggaaaaatatattttcttttggttagaataaaaatcaaacataTGGAAATTGCCATAATAAAACGGGAAACTACTGGTTCtggtattgtataataaattttttcttttttcataaaaatagttataataatattgtttggactgttataattttaataccttttttggagaaaatattttattttttaagtatttgttTTATGCTATATAacttatactatatttataaatagaatatatatttgcaggTCCACATACATTCACAGAAAATGAAACTATagcaaaatatgaaataatggaTGGAGCACCTGTCCGAGGCGAATCTATCCCTATAAGAGTATTTTTAGCAGGGTATGATTTAACACCTACAATGCGTgacatcaataaaaaattcagtgttagatattatcttaatttagtTCTTATGGATGAAGAAGATCGTAGATACTTTAAACAACaagtaagttaaaaaaatatgtttataatttactaattctttattaaaaatattttttataataaaattatctcttaGGAAATAACGTTATGGAGAAAAGgtgaaaaaagtagaaaa encodes:
- the LOC413240 gene encoding palmitoyltransferase ZDHHC3; its protein translation is MDYDYMSFHREKDVHNKCYGGRLWCIKDICGIICAILTWLLIIYAEFVVMAVILIPTINTLYSSLNTAIFQSLAFLAFASHLKTMFTDPGAVLKGNATKEMIEQMGFRDGQVIFKCPKCCSIKPDRAHHCSVCQRCIRKMDHHCPWVNNCVGENNQKYFVLFTFYIAGMSLHSLFLCIQQFATCVRQEWKECSTFSPPATVVLLLFLAFEALLFAIFTVVMLGTQLQAIWNDETGIEQLKKEEARWVRNSRWKSIQAVFGRFSIAWFSPFTSPPKGKTKQDSYLYSV
- the LOC100577918 gene encoding uncharacterized protein LOC100577918 isoform X1 encodes the protein MRIACVITICAAFVSTFLGVETVHSERRQKSKDHLLQFESVNNTNFNVSEITFTTLQPEIQSEKLFKHEIYSNTPNVHKIALQTRDASKKILRIHSTRSIQPRLYPLNRYKVNRRRRQLQHSATKTKSYDIKENYAENQQFETIQGPAAAFEDGSIRIEPIYRVSKSKNIFDSIVDVIHKIINPSKALGPFVGPFHFPGVGDKVYVRLLEPLNSKHLVIRLISHSPITEIQSTFEKNVLPSSELIEHPEISSIDHDPTLSLPNSEVLKSYGQHNDAIHLASSDSLPSSSNVEQVKLTNNFGPKSKVNSAGKHNLRTYKLSFKHGNVNGIQKIKHHKRNPSITKNNNNINHISRLKQAGEINRTKDNLRSDSYQELTNDSSGEDDSKLLTVDFQQIQHPVNASFFEQISYNTPIPSFESFPSDQIFSNPRIQASSINRQVQSYNVSNESTTPKYSIKFASKNMRYLNLDGSVEPAIKKNSDGGEFKSTEMDPVVSKVPKPVDSHWRVLRGVNPRSKEAIVSANKQSQRGGSRERGDRSDDAFFRGVPEV
- the LOC413239 gene encoding vacuolar protein sorting-associated protein 26B-like is translated as MSFFGFGQSADIEITLDDAETRKTADIKSEDGKKERHLLYYDGETVSGKINISLRKAGKLEHQGVKVEFIGQIELYYDRGNHHEFTSLVKELARPGELTHNTVYTFEFANVEKSFESYTGSNVRLRYFLKVTIVRRLSDIVKELELVVHTLSSYPDMNNPIKMEVGIEDCLHIEFEYNKSKYHLKDVIVGKIYFLLVRIKIKHMEIAIIKRETTGSGPHTFTENETIAKYEIMDGAPVRGESIPIRVFLAGYDLTPTMRDINKKFSVRYYLNLVLMDEEDRRYFKQQEITLWRKGEKSRKSQTASPHMPSHLVSAETGFPQGAAQNGPPSVSPPVQQLPSSNITNVEDAQAPIESMTREEGDGEGAKEVNSESN
- the LOC100577918 gene encoding uncharacterized protein LOC100577918 isoform X2: MRIACVITICAAFVSTFLGVETVHSERRQKSKDHLLQFESVNNTNFNVSEITFTTLQPEIQSEKLFKHEIYSNTPNVHKIALQTRDASKKILRIHSTRSIQPRLYPLNRYKVNRRRRQLQHSATKTKSYDIKENYAENQQFETIQGPAAAFEDGSIRIEPIYRVSKSKNIFDSIVDVIHKIINPSKALGPFVGPFHFPGVGDKVYVRLLEPLNSKHLVIRLISHSPITEIQSTFEKNVLPSSELIEHPEISSIDHDPTLSLPNSEVLKSYGQHNDAIHLASSDSLPSSSNVEQVKLTNNFGPKSKVNSAGKHNLRTYKLSFKHGR
- the LOC100576730 gene encoding uncharacterized protein LOC100576730; the protein is MAVNSFIFMCISLLISLVTNGIAYDPNDKSLKDILLPEGQFEAFYLKGSQDQEQNAVRPPHLHGSFHQYKNPALVGAPNSAAYGFRFDGKRRFNYN